A genomic window from Chthoniobacterales bacterium includes:
- a CDS encoding aspartate-semialdehyde dehydrogenase, which yields MGRNYHVAIAGATGAVGVEMMRVLERRNFPVGKLTLLASARSAGKKLDFKGGPVEVRELNAGAFDGVDFALFSAGGSISKEFAPHAVKAGAVVIDNSSAFRMDPDVPLVVPEINADAARRHKGIIANPNCTTAITLMGLWPLHQAFGVKRLWASSYQAVSGSGAKAIEELKIQVEALARGEEAPRAVYPWQIAFNVIPQVDAFLDSGYTKEEMKMENEGRKIMGLPDFRASVTCVRVPVYRAHSVAVSADFERPVSVAAARAALKKAPGLRVVDEPSRHGYPVPLNVAGKDDCEIGRLRIDCAMENGLAFWICGDQLLKGAALNAVQIAEVLI from the coding sequence CCCGTCGGCAAGCTCACGCTGCTCGCCTCGGCGCGTTCGGCCGGCAAAAAACTCGATTTCAAGGGCGGCCCTGTCGAGGTTCGCGAACTCAATGCGGGCGCTTTCGACGGCGTGGACTTCGCCCTCTTCAGCGCCGGCGGGTCGATCTCTAAAGAATTCGCCCCGCATGCGGTCAAAGCCGGTGCCGTGGTGATCGACAATTCCTCGGCCTTCCGCATGGATCCCGACGTGCCTCTCGTGGTCCCGGAGATCAACGCCGATGCGGCGCGCAGGCACAAGGGCATCATCGCCAACCCGAATTGCACCACCGCGATCACGCTCATGGGGCTTTGGCCGCTGCATCAGGCGTTTGGCGTCAAGAGGCTCTGGGCCTCGAGTTACCAGGCCGTCTCCGGTTCCGGAGCCAAAGCCATCGAGGAATTGAAAATTCAGGTCGAGGCGCTGGCCCGCGGAGAGGAAGCTCCGCGCGCGGTGTATCCTTGGCAGATCGCGTTCAATGTCATCCCGCAAGTCGATGCGTTCTTGGATTCCGGTTACACGAAGGAAGAGATGAAGATGGAAAACGAGGGGCGCAAGATCATGGGCTTGCCGGATTTTCGTGCGTCGGTCACCTGCGTCCGCGTGCCGGTCTATCGCGCTCACAGCGTGGCGGTGAGCGCGGACTTCGAGCGTCCGGTATCGGTCGCTGCCGCGCGTGCCGCATTGAAAAAAGCGCCCGGCCTCCGCGTGGTGGACGAACCTTCGCGCCACGGCTATCCCGTGCCGCTGAATGTCGCGGGCAAGGATGACTGCGAAATCGGACGCTTGCGCATCGACTGTGCGATGGAGAACGGGTTGGCTTTCTGGATCTGCGGCGACCAACTCCTCAAGGGCGCTGCACTCAACGCGGTGCAAATCGCCGAAGTCTTGATTTGA
- the lexA gene encoding repressor LexA, whose translation MSSLLTARQRQVLEYVRRHRTRHGMPPTVREIQKHFGFASPNAAASHLRALERKKLLLRERGAARSLRVAGDERREVEGIPVLGEIPAGFPDAREQRAEACVYADLGSLDIPHTARTFAVRVRGDSMTGAHILDGDIVVLELREPNHGNIVAALIDGETTLKRYLVRNRRPFLRAENPGYPDLIPAHELVIQGVMIALFRKPKDSGRAIRP comes from the coding sequence ATGTCCAGTTTATTGACAGCACGCCAGCGCCAAGTCCTCGAATACGTCCGGCGGCACCGCACGCGCCACGGCATGCCTCCCACGGTTCGCGAAATCCAGAAGCATTTCGGATTCGCCAGCCCGAACGCAGCCGCCTCGCACCTCCGGGCGCTGGAGCGCAAAAAGCTGCTGCTGCGTGAACGCGGTGCGGCGCGGTCATTGCGCGTGGCCGGCGACGAACGCCGCGAAGTCGAGGGCATTCCCGTTCTCGGCGAAATCCCGGCGGGATTCCCGGACGCACGCGAGCAGCGCGCGGAGGCCTGCGTTTACGCCGACCTCGGTTCGCTCGACATCCCCCACACCGCGCGCACTTTCGCCGTGCGCGTGCGCGGGGATTCCATGACGGGCGCGCACATCCTCGACGGCGACATCGTCGTGCTCGAACTGCGCGAACCGAACCACGGGAACATCGTCGCCGCGCTGATCGACGGCGAGACGACGCTGAAACGCTACCTCGTGCGCAACCGACGGCCGTTCCTCCGCGCGGAAAATCCCGGATATCCGGACCTCATACCCGCGCACGAACTGGTCATCCAAGGCGTGATGATCGCGCTTTTCCGCAAGCCGAAAGACAGCGGGCGTGCAATCCGGCCTTAG
- a CDS encoding acyl-CoA thioesterase, producing MFYDTDCAGVVHNIAYLRFIEEARTIMAEKMGMPLRSMVETGLYPVVLRTEIDYRSPGKLGDRLAVRGGVSELGRVRFWVNFEIVRPGDSEVLVTCRQSLALIRMPGAKAERLPEEWFR from the coding sequence ATGTTCTACGACACCGATTGCGCCGGCGTCGTGCACAACATCGCCTACCTGCGCTTTATCGAGGAGGCGCGCACGATCATGGCCGAAAAAATGGGCATGCCCCTGCGCAGCATGGTGGAGACGGGACTTTACCCCGTCGTCCTGCGCACGGAGATCGACTACCGCTCGCCGGGAAAGCTCGGCGACCGCCTGGCCGTCCGCGGCGGCGTGAGCGAGTTGGGCCGCGTGCGCTTCTGGGTGAATTTCGAGATCGTCCGCCCCGGGGACAGCGAGGTGCTCGTGACGTGCCGCCAGTCGCTCGCGCTCATCCGCATGCCCGGTGCCAAGGCCGAGCGCCTGCCGGAAGAGTGGTTCCGGTAA
- the speA gene encoding biosynthetic arginine decarboxylase, which yields MKDWDVSSALALYNVERWGAPYFSVNAQGHVVVRPDGEAGHEIDMMELLEEARSRGLAFPLTLRFQDLLRHRVRTVNQAFAEAIAGAGYGNVYRGVFPIKVNQLREVVEEIVEAGAEFHFGLEAGSKPELLAALSIHTDPESLIICNGYKDADYVRTAMLGRKLGKRLVMVVEKIEELGQVLSIAREMGVEPWIGARVRLATKGAGKWATSGGEDAKFGLSTAELVGASELLHREGMAHCLKLVHFHVGSQIPDIGTIKRAVREAARFYAKLQKLGHELGYLDVGGGLGIDYDGSRTTFDSSVNYTLHEYARDVVAAVQEVCGEEKVAHPVLVSESGRAIAAHHSVLVVEAFGAIEKVSRGPEVAAQPGDPPVVQDILDIYSSLGSKHRLESLHDAQEIREKADSMFSLGLLELPAKAKVETVYWRIAAKIVELFRGMRYVPEEVKDLETSLGDQFLCNFSVFQSLLDHWALGQLFPVMPLHRLKEAPDRQATLVDITCDSDGKVSRFIDLQDVKPTLPLHHPEEGKPYYLGFFLAGAYQDIMGDMHNLFGRVNEMHIFLDEDEDSGYYIEEIIGGNTIGNVLALTQWEKSELTRRMKVQVDAAIKEDRLKPNEAMRLFNDYEKALDGYTYLNCFPAPAATNGSNGAS from the coding sequence ATGAAAGATTGGGACGTTTCCTCGGCGCTGGCGCTCTACAATGTGGAGAGGTGGGGCGCGCCTTATTTCTCCGTCAATGCCCAAGGCCACGTGGTGGTGCGGCCGGACGGCGAGGCCGGCCACGAGATCGACATGATGGAATTGCTGGAAGAAGCGCGGTCGCGCGGGCTGGCGTTTCCCCTGACCCTGCGTTTCCAGGATCTGCTGCGCCATCGCGTCCGCACGGTCAACCAGGCTTTCGCCGAAGCCATCGCCGGCGCGGGCTACGGCAATGTTTACCGCGGTGTTTTCCCGATCAAAGTCAACCAGCTGCGCGAAGTGGTGGAGGAAATCGTCGAGGCGGGAGCCGAATTCCATTTCGGGCTGGAGGCGGGCAGCAAGCCCGAACTTCTCGCCGCGCTATCCATCCACACCGACCCCGAAAGCCTGATCATTTGCAACGGTTACAAGGATGCCGACTACGTCCGCACGGCGATGCTTGGCCGCAAGCTCGGCAAGCGCCTGGTCATGGTCGTGGAAAAAATCGAGGAACTCGGGCAGGTGCTGTCGATCGCCCGCGAGATGGGTGTCGAGCCGTGGATCGGGGCGCGCGTGCGCCTCGCGACAAAGGGTGCGGGCAAATGGGCGACCAGCGGCGGCGAGGATGCCAAATTCGGGTTGTCCACCGCGGAACTGGTCGGCGCGAGCGAGTTGCTCCACCGCGAAGGCATGGCGCATTGTCTCAAACTCGTCCATTTTCACGTCGGGTCGCAGATCCCCGATATCGGCACGATCAAGCGCGCGGTGCGCGAGGCGGCGAGGTTTTACGCCAAGCTGCAGAAGCTCGGGCACGAACTCGGCTACCTCGACGTCGGTGGCGGACTGGGTATCGACTACGACGGCTCGCGCACCACCTTCGACAGCTCGGTGAACTACACGCTCCACGAATACGCCCGCGACGTCGTGGCGGCAGTGCAGGAAGTCTGCGGTGAGGAAAAGGTCGCGCATCCGGTGCTCGTGAGCGAAAGCGGCCGCGCCATCGCGGCGCACCATTCCGTGCTCGTCGTCGAGGCCTTCGGGGCCATCGAGAAAGTTTCGCGCGGACCCGAGGTGGCCGCGCAACCGGGCGATCCGCCCGTGGTGCAGGACATCCTCGACATTTATTCCTCGCTCGGAAGCAAGCACCGCCTGGAAAGTCTCCATGACGCGCAGGAGATACGCGAGAAAGCCGACTCCATGTTTTCGCTCGGCCTGCTCGAGCTTCCCGCCAAGGCCAAGGTCGAGACCGTCTATTGGCGCATCGCCGCGAAGATCGTCGAACTCTTCCGCGGCATGCGCTACGTGCCCGAGGAAGTCAAAGACCTCGAAACGTCGCTCGGCGACCAGTTTCTCTGCAACTTCTCCGTCTTCCAGTCGCTGCTCGACCACTGGGCGCTGGGGCAGCTCTTTCCCGTCATGCCGCTCCACCGGCTCAAGGAGGCGCCGGACCGCCAGGCCACGCTGGTGGACATCACGTGCGACTCCGACGGCAAGGTCTCGCGCTTCATCGACCTGCAGGACGTCAAACCGACCCTGCCGCTGCATCATCCCGAGGAAGGCAAGCCGTATTACCTCGGGTTTTTTCTCGCCGGCGCCTACCAGGATATCATGGGCGACATGCACAATCTTTTCGGGCGGGTCAACGAGATGCACATCTTCCTCGATGAGGACGAGGACAGCGGCTACTACATCGAGGAAATCATCGGCGGCAACACCATCGGCAACGTCCTCGCGCTCACGCAGTGGGAAAAAAGCGAACTCACACGCCGTATGAAGGTGCAGGTCGATGCGGCGATCAAAGAAGACCGCCTCAAGCCCAACGAGGCCATGAGGCTCTTCAACGACTACGAAAAGGCGCTCGACGGCTACACTTATCTCAACTGCTTCCCCGCGCCGGCTGCGACCAACGGGTCGAACGGCGCAAGCTGA
- a CDS encoding circularly permuted type 2 ATP-grasp protein produces the protein MPGLFNRYQTSGFFDEVFTPTSSPRPHYRALLSRVGSLQPSEYSALQNAVDAAFLRMGVTFTVYGDEQGTERIFPFDLMPRIIPHSEWQHIETGLIQRITALNLFLNDIYHGQKILADKVVPAELVVSAAHYRPEFRGVRVPRGVYIHICGTDLVRDDRGRYFVLEDNGRCPSGASYMLENRNAMKRAFPALFQSLPVRPVDSYGTMLRETLAHLAPRGVADPVIVVLTPGVHNSAYFEHCYLARQMGVPIVEGRDLIVRGERVFMRTTKGLCQVHVIYRRIDDDFLDPLVFRPDSMLGVPGIASAYRRGHVALANAIGTGVADDKAVYALVPKIIKYYLDQDPILPNVKTYLGVNKRDCSHMLANLDKLVVKAVNESGGYGMLMGPKASKKQREEFAVRIRKNPRNYIAQPVLNLSRHPVFVGQGFEGRHVDLRPYVLYGDRVRVVPGGLTRVALRKGSLVVNSSQGGGSKDTWVLWDDQKNQALEDR, from the coding sequence ATGCCGGGATTGTTCAACCGTTACCAGACCTCCGGTTTTTTCGACGAGGTATTCACCCCGACGTCGAGTCCCCGCCCGCATTACCGCGCTCTGCTTTCGCGTGTCGGCAGCTTGCAGCCATCCGAATACTCCGCGCTGCAAAATGCCGTGGATGCCGCCTTTCTCCGCATGGGAGTGACTTTCACCGTTTACGGTGACGAGCAGGGCACCGAGCGGATTTTCCCGTTCGACTTGATGCCGCGGATCATCCCGCACAGCGAATGGCAGCACATCGAGACGGGACTGATCCAGCGCATCACGGCTCTCAACCTTTTTCTCAACGATATCTACCACGGGCAGAAAATTCTCGCCGACAAGGTGGTGCCGGCCGAGTTGGTCGTGTCGGCGGCCCACTATCGTCCGGAATTCCGCGGGGTTCGCGTCCCCCGAGGTGTCTATATCCACATCTGCGGCACCGATCTCGTGCGCGATGACCGGGGCCGTTATTTCGTCCTCGAGGACAACGGGCGCTGCCCGTCCGGCGCGTCCTACATGCTCGAGAACCGGAATGCGATGAAGCGGGCGTTCCCGGCTCTCTTCCAGTCTTTGCCGGTCCGCCCGGTTGATTCCTACGGGACCATGTTGCGCGAAACCCTTGCGCACCTCGCGCCGCGGGGCGTGGCGGACCCGGTGATCGTTGTGCTCACACCCGGGGTGCACAATAGCGCCTACTTCGAACATTGTTATCTCGCGCGCCAGATGGGCGTGCCGATCGTCGAGGGGCGCGACCTCATCGTGCGAGGGGAACGCGTTTTCATGCGGACCACGAAAGGTCTGTGCCAGGTGCATGTCATTTATCGGCGTATCGACGATGATTTTCTGGATCCCTTGGTGTTTCGCCCCGACTCGATGCTGGGTGTTCCCGGTATCGCAAGCGCTTACCGGCGCGGCCACGTGGCATTGGCCAACGCCATCGGCACCGGAGTCGCCGACGACAAGGCTGTTTATGCCCTCGTCCCCAAAATCATCAAATATTACCTCGATCAGGATCCGATCCTGCCGAACGTGAAGACCTACTTGGGCGTCAACAAGCGCGACTGTTCGCACATGCTTGCGAATCTCGACAAACTCGTGGTCAAGGCGGTGAACGAGTCCGGTGGTTACGGGATGCTCATGGGTCCGAAAGCCTCGAAGAAGCAGCGCGAGGAATTTGCCGTTCGCATAAGGAAAAACCCGCGCAACTATATCGCACAGCCCGTCTTGAATCTCTCTCGTCACCCGGTTTTCGTGGGGCAAGGATTCGAAGGCCGGCATGTCGATCTGCGCCCGTATGTGCTCTACGGAGACCGCGTTCGCGTGGTTCCGGGAGGGCTCACACGCGTCGCGCTCAGAAAGGGTTCCCTTGTAGTGAACTCCTCGCAGGGAGGCGGCAGCAAGGACACTTGGGTGCTTTGGGATGACCAAAAAAACCAAGCTCTGGAGGATCGTTGA
- a CDS encoding alpha-E domain-containing protein: MLSRVADSIYWMARYMERAENTARLLVSTRDLLLDAGSEGTSQERLWGAILSATGDEEGYFALYRRIKGRDVASYLTLSRENPNSIVGNVQAARENARTVRDQISDELWECINGLKIWFESVAGRAESRNQTVAFHERVLLGCYHFQGVAASTTPRGESWHFLRLGTCLERADQTSRLLDTCSGLSREMPPHPDAQPLRWAALLRSCSAWHAFQTRSSKLDPCKIAEYLLLDETFPRSVAYCVREVKSALRSLYGHEIRGAAMPDPVRRAGRLHADLAYAEIGEILERGLHDYIDDLQTRMIRIGDSIFRAFVLYADLTPVGVPEMIAGPLSNVSGGDFAEHQSQQ, encoded by the coding sequence ATGCTCAGCCGTGTTGCCGACAGCATTTACTGGATGGCGCGTTATATGGAGCGCGCGGAAAACACAGCCAGGCTTCTTGTTTCAACCCGGGACCTGCTCTTGGACGCAGGATCCGAAGGCACCAGCCAAGAGCGGCTCTGGGGCGCGATCCTGTCCGCGACCGGCGATGAAGAGGGATACTTCGCGCTTTATCGCAGGATCAAGGGCCGCGACGTGGCATCGTATCTCACTCTCAGCCGGGAGAACCCGAACTCCATCGTCGGCAACGTCCAAGCCGCGCGCGAAAATGCGCGGACGGTGCGCGATCAGATTTCCGACGAGCTCTGGGAGTGCATCAACGGTTTGAAAATCTGGTTCGAGTCCGTCGCAGGCCGGGCAGAGAGTCGCAACCAGACAGTGGCTTTCCACGAACGCGTCCTGCTTGGCTGCTACCATTTCCAGGGCGTGGCCGCCTCCACCACACCGCGGGGTGAGTCGTGGCACTTCCTGCGTTTGGGGACCTGCCTTGAGCGGGCGGATCAAACGTCCAGATTGCTCGATACTTGCTCGGGTCTCTCCCGTGAGATGCCGCCGCATCCCGATGCGCAGCCGCTGCGCTGGGCCGCGCTCCTTCGCTCTTGCTCGGCTTGGCACGCCTTCCAGACGCGCAGCAGCAAGCTCGACCCTTGCAAGATTGCGGAATACTTGCTGCTCGACGAAACATTCCCCCGCTCCGTCGCATACTGCGTGCGGGAAGTGAAATCGGCTCTTCGATCTCTCTACGGCCACGAGATCCGCGGTGCTGCCATGCCCGATCCGGTGCGCCGCGCGGGACGCCTGCATGCGGACCTCGCTTACGCGGAGATCGGCGAAATCCTCGAGCGGGGATTGCATGATTACATCGACGACCTCCAGACACGCATGATCCGGATCGGCGACTCGATTTTCCGCGCCTTCGTCCTCTATGCCGATCTTACACCCGTCGGGGTTCCGGAGATGATTGCCGGACCGCTCAGCAATGTCTCCGGCGGAGACTTTGCGGAGCACCAGTCGCAACAGTAG
- a CDS encoding transglutaminase family protein, whose translation MSPAETLRSTSRNSRIPLHAAMRLKVFHRTSYSYRTPVTDSFNELRLRPATEDRHRLEFFLLQVNPPAQLRHFRDNWLNYVHYFELPEAHSSLVIEAQSTVNTTNPYADGLPTGASLGSLKQGLDDIMAPFIGDSRFVEVSPEAWRLGIDIRDGRDDVFEIAENVMHYIFREWRYAPSTTTAATHMNEVLQKRCGVCQDFTHVMIGICRSLGIPARYVSGYLYNGPQANLRGAEASHAWCEVYIPGRGWYGLDPTNDTRADERHVKIATGRDYLDAAPVSGNFSGPPGATAALDVEVEVRMA comes from the coding sequence ATGTCTCCGGCGGAGACTTTGCGGAGCACCAGTCGCAACAGTAGGATCCCGCTTCACGCTGCCATGAGACTCAAGGTCTTTCACCGCACCAGCTACAGCTACCGCACTCCGGTGACCGACAGTTTCAACGAACTGCGCCTGCGGCCGGCCACGGAGGACAGGCATCGCCTCGAGTTCTTTTTGCTGCAGGTCAATCCTCCCGCGCAGTTGAGGCATTTCCGCGACAATTGGCTCAACTACGTGCACTATTTTGAGCTGCCGGAAGCGCATTCCTCGCTTGTCATAGAAGCGCAGTCGACTGTCAACACGACCAATCCGTATGCCGACGGATTGCCGACCGGCGCGAGCCTCGGCTCCCTCAAGCAGGGACTCGACGACATAATGGCGCCGTTCATCGGCGACAGCCGCTTTGTGGAGGTGTCCCCGGAAGCTTGGCGTCTGGGGATTGATATCCGCGACGGCCGCGATGATGTCTTCGAGATTGCAGAAAATGTCATGCACTACATTTTCCGAGAGTGGAGGTATGCGCCGAGCACTACCACCGCGGCCACACACATGAACGAAGTTCTGCAGAAGCGATGCGGCGTTTGCCAGGACTTCACGCACGTCATGATCGGTATCTGCCGTTCGCTCGGAATCCCTGCGCGCTATGTAAGCGGCTATCTCTACAACGGTCCGCAAGCCAATCTCCGGGGCGCCGAGGCGTCCCACGCATGGTGCGAGGTTTATATTCCCGGCCGCGGCTGGTATGGACTCGATCCGACCAATGACACCAGGGCGGACGAGCGGCATGTCAAAATCGCCACGGGCAGGGACTACCTCGATGCCGCGCCGGTAAGCGGCAACTTCAGCGGCCCACCCGGCGCGACGGCTGCTCTCGATGTCGAAGTCGAGGTGAGAATGGCGTGA
- the purE gene encoding 5-(carboxyamino)imidazole ribonucleotide mutase has protein sequence MKTKVPLVGVVMGSKSDWETLKHASDILDQLGIGHENRVVSAHRTPDVMADYAKEAAGRGLRVIIAGAGGAAHLPGMIAAHTELPVLGVPVQSRALSGLDSLLSIVQMPSGIPVGTLAIGNAGAANAALLAAAILSLSDEKIRASLREYRAAQTAATRESDTLPQ, from the coding sequence ATGAAAACCAAAGTTCCGCTGGTGGGAGTCGTGATGGGAAGCAAGTCCGACTGGGAAACGCTCAAGCATGCGTCGGACATTCTCGATCAGTTGGGGATCGGCCACGAAAACCGCGTGGTTTCCGCGCACCGCACGCCCGACGTGATGGCGGATTACGCCAAGGAGGCTGCCGGTCGCGGATTGCGCGTCATCATCGCGGGCGCGGGCGGTGCCGCCCATTTGCCGGGCATGATTGCCGCGCACACGGAATTGCCCGTGCTCGGCGTGCCGGTGCAAAGCCGTGCCTTGAGCGGTCTGGACTCGCTGCTTTCCATCGTGCAGATGCCGTCGGGGATTCCCGTCGGCACCCTGGCGATCGGCAATGCGGGGGCCGCGAACGCCGCGCTCCTCGCGGCGGCGATTCTCTCGCTCTCGGACGAAAAAATCCGGGCGTCTCTCCGCGAATACCGCGCCGCGCAGACCGCCGCGACGCGGGAGTCCGACACACTGCCGCAATGA
- a CDS encoding 5-(carboxyamino)imidazole ribonucleotide synthase, with protein sequence MSRVYGPGSRIGVMGGGQLGRMFAIAARRMGYRIHIFVPETDSPAGQVADVEVSCDYGDERAVREFARGVDVVTFEFENIPLQTIRWVEAECEVRPRGEVLHITQNRMREKEFLAQNGFPLPVWSAVTTESDLKCALERTGYPAVLKTASFGYDGKGQRKLLSPEDLHGLDLSGGPFVLEAFVPFVAEISVVVARGVDGRAVAYPVCENVHSRHILDVTIVPARIPGDVARRAAELAVNIAHRLELTGVMAVEMFLMADGSILVNELAPRPHNSGHFSFDACVTGQFEQQLRAVCGLPLGSTDLLRPCAMANLLGDLWERGEPDWAAALASGDVKLHLYGKAEPKPGRKMGHLVAFGATPDDAADRVRAAREALCAAR encoded by the coding sequence ATGAGCCGCGTTTACGGCCCCGGAAGCAGGATCGGGGTGATGGGCGGCGGCCAGCTCGGCCGCATGTTTGCGATCGCCGCCCGCCGGATGGGTTATCGCATCCACATCTTCGTCCCCGAGACGGATTCCCCGGCCGGCCAAGTCGCGGATGTCGAGGTCTCGTGCGACTACGGCGACGAGCGGGCGGTGCGCGAATTCGCCCGCGGGGTGGATGTTGTCACCTTCGAGTTTGAAAATATCCCCTTGCAGACAATCCGCTGGGTGGAAGCCGAGTGCGAAGTGAGGCCCCGCGGCGAGGTCCTGCACATCACGCAGAACCGCATGCGCGAAAAAGAGTTTCTCGCGCAAAACGGTTTTCCTTTGCCGGTCTGGAGCGCGGTGACGACTGAATCGGACTTGAAATGCGCGCTCGAACGAACCGGGTATCCGGCCGTGCTCAAGACCGCATCTTTCGGTTACGACGGCAAAGGCCAAAGAAAGCTTCTGTCTCCGGAGGATCTCCACGGCCTGGATTTGTCCGGCGGACCGTTCGTTCTCGAGGCGTTCGTTCCTTTTGTCGCGGAAATCTCGGTTGTCGTGGCCCGCGGTGTCGATGGCCGGGCCGTGGCCTATCCGGTGTGCGAGAACGTCCACAGCCGCCACATTCTCGACGTGACGATCGTTCCGGCGAGAATCCCCGGCGATGTCGCGCGACGCGCGGCGGAACTTGCCGTGAATATCGCGCACCGTCTCGAATTGACCGGAGTGATGGCAGTCGAAATGTTCCTGATGGCGGACGGATCGATCCTCGTCAACGAGCTGGCGCCGCGTCCGCACAACTCGGGACATTTTTCATTCGACGCGTGCGTGACCGGACAGTTCGAGCAGCAACTCCGCGCGGTCTGCGGATTGCCCCTCGGTTCCACGGACCTCCTGCGGCCGTGCGCCATGGCCAACCTGCTGGGCGATTTGTGGGAGCGCGGGGAACCCGACTGGGCGGCTGCACTCGCCTCCGGCGACGTGAAGCTCCATCTTTACGGCAAAGCGGAGCCCAAGCCCGGGAGAAAAATGGGCCATCTCGTTGCTTTCGGAGCGACGCCCGATGACGCCGCTGATCGCGTCCGCGCGGCACGCGAGGCGCTTTGCGCCGCACGCTGA
- a CDS encoding cytidylate kinase-like family protein, which yields MPATDQFAKYRAYFLSQKDRPSVSGGSHPPFVTISRQAGAGAETIAQLLAEKLDARGAKDAQPWTVFDKNLIAKVLEDQDLPQAIAAHVSEDKDTTVKALVGELLGLHPSMWTIFHHTSDTVLKLARIGRCIIVGRGGNIITAKLKGGIHVRLVAPESTRLAHLKSHFGLDDKAAAKYLREHDEGRRRYVKSNFDRDIDDPLLYHAVLNTGLLGFEQTASLLAAMIAPKL from the coding sequence ATGCCAGCAACCGACCAATTCGCCAAATATCGCGCCTATTTTCTGAGCCAGAAGGACCGCCCTTCCGTTTCCGGCGGCAGCCATCCGCCCTTCGTCACGATATCGCGCCAAGCGGGGGCGGGGGCGGAAACCATCGCGCAGCTGCTGGCGGAAAAACTCGATGCCCGGGGCGCCAAAGACGCGCAGCCATGGACGGTTTTCGACAAGAACCTCATCGCCAAAGTTCTCGAGGATCAGGATCTTCCCCAAGCCATCGCCGCACATGTCAGCGAGGACAAGGACACGACCGTCAAGGCGCTGGTCGGCGAACTACTCGGACTGCACCCCTCGATGTGGACCATCTTCCACCATACGAGCGACACGGTTCTGAAGCTCGCGCGCATCGGGCGCTGCATCATCGTGGGACGCGGAGGCAACATCATCACGGCCAAGCTCAAGGGCGGCATCCACGTCCGTCTTGTGGCCCCCGAAAGCACTCGCCTCGCCCACCTCAAGTCGCATTTCGGCCTCGATGACAAAGCCGCGGCCAAATACCTGCGCGAACATGACGAGGGGCGCCGCCGCTACGTGAAGTCGAATTTCGATCGCGACATCGACGATCCGCTCCTCTACCACGCTGTGCTCAACACGGGTCTGCTCGGTTTCGAACAGACCGCAAGCCTCCTGGCGGCGATGATCGCCCCGAAGCTCTAG